One Solanum pennellii chromosome 10, SPENNV200 genomic region harbors:
- the LOC107002670 gene encoding cationic amino acid transporter 9, chloroplastic, with amino-acid sequence MSTWERSESSSSPSVPSWFSHFWSSALRSKPLASPSETTIRASSGEGLVRRLSLFDLLLLGIGASIGAGIFVVTGTVAHDTGPGVTVSFIIAGGSCVLNALCYAELASRFPAVVGGAYLYAYTAFNEIIAFLVFSQLMLDYHIGAASIARSLASYVITALELIPFLNNNIPSWVGHGSEEIYGAFSFNLLAPILLVLLTIVLCRGVGESSILNSVMTMTKVVIVIFIIIVGVFEVDVSNWSPFAPNGFESVLTGATVVFFAYVGFDAVANSAEESKSPQRDLPLGIIGSLLICIALYVGVCLVLTGMLPYKSLGGDAPLADAFTSKGLQYVSVLISIGAIAGLTTTLLVGLYVQSRLYLGLGRDGLLPSLFGEVHQTRHTPVHSQIWVGIVASVLAGCFNVHILSHILSVGTLTGYSVVSACVVTLRWKDKTACQVFGKSISSRAEGLICLITVVCCGFAAGVFYRFGALFIFMIVAVFIAIFAAAALHFRQVYTSTPGFSCPGVPILPAVCIFINIFLFAQLHYEAWVRFVVLSIVTIGIYAVYGQYHANPLSSNTLIIYQKAPTEAD; translated from the exons ATGAGTACTTGGGAACGCTCTGAATCTTCTTCCTCACCTTCGGTTCCGTCATGGTTTTCTCACTTCTGGTCGTCGGCGCTCCGGTCCAAACCACTAGCTTCGCCGTCGGAGACCACAATCCGTGCTTCCTCCGGCGAAGGTCTTGTCCGCCGTCTCAGTCTCTTTGATCTCCTTCTTCTCGGCATTGGAGCTTCTATCGGCGCCGGAATTTTTGTTGTTACCGGCACTGTCGCCCACGATACCGGTCCAG GAGTTACTGTCAGCTTCATAATTGCAGGAGGATCTTGCGTGCTCAATGCTCTCTGTTATGCTGAGTTAGCTTCACGCTTTCCAGCTGTTGTTGGGGGAGCATATTTATATGCTTATACAGCTTTCAACGAGATTATTGCTTTCCTTGTATTTTCACAGTTGATGCTTGATTATCATATTGGTGCAGCTAGCATAGCTCGCAGTTTAGCAAGTTATGTGATTACTGCACTAGAGCTCATTCCCTTCCTCAATAACAACATCCCAAGTTGGGTTGGACATGGCAGTGAAGAAATATATGGtgcattttcttttaatttattagctCCAATTCTCCTAGTGCTTCTGACAATTGTTCTATGTCGAGGTGTTGGAGAATCTTCAATATTAAATTCAGTGATGACAATGACTAAG GTAGtcattgttatttttataatcattGTTGGAGTTTTTGAGGTTGATGTTTCAAATTGGAGTCCTTTTGCTCCTAATGGATTTGAATCTGTACTGACTGGAGCAACTGTAGTATTTTTTGCGTATGTTGGGTTTGATGCAGTTGCTAATTCTGCGGAAGAGTCTAAAAGCCCACAA AGAGACTTGCCATTGGGCATAATCGGGAGCCTGCTTATTTGTATTGCATTATATGTTGGAGTCTGCTTGGTGCTCACTGGGATGCTTCCATACAAGTCACTTGGGGGGGATGCTCCCCTGGCTGATGCTTTTACATCAAAGGGCTTGCAATATGTATCTGTATTAATTAGCATTGGTGCTATTGCTGGACTTACTACCACTCTCCTGGTTGGGCTTTATGTACAG TCCCGTCTATATCTTGGCCTTGGAAGAGACGGTTTGTTACCATCACTGTTTGGTGAAGTACATCAAACGCGACACACTCCTGTTCATTCACAAATTTGGGTTGGAATTGTTGCCAGTGTCTTAGCAGGATGCTTTAATGTGCACATTCTCTCGCACATTCTCTCAGTAGGAACcctg ACAGGATATTCTGTTGTTTCAGCATGTGTTGTGACTCTTCGCTGGAAGGATAAGACTGCCTGTCAGGTGTTTGGCAAGTCTATTTCTAGCAGGGCCGAAGGCCTCATATGCCTCATTACAGTTGTCTGTTGCGGGTTTGCTGCAGGAGTCTTTTACCGTTTCGGAGCTTTATTTATATTCATGATCGTAGCTGTATTTATTGCAATCTTTGCAGCTGCTGCTCTTCATTTCCGTCAA GTTTATACTAGTACACCAGGATTTTCTTGCCCAGGAGTCCCCATTCTGCCTGCTGTTTGCATCTTCATCAATATTTTTCTGTTTGCCCAG TTGCATTATGAAGCATGGGTGAGATTTGTTGTTCTCAGCATTGTTACAATTGGGATTTATGCAGTATACGGGCAATATCATGCCAATCCTCTAAGTTCAAACACATTAATCATTTACCAAAAGGCACCTACAGAAGCTGATTAA